The following proteins are encoded in a genomic region of Oncorhynchus kisutch isolate 150728-3 linkage group LG6, Okis_V2, whole genome shotgun sequence:
- the LOC109898314 gene encoding leucine-rich repeat-containing protein 3B-like encodes MVQGLCPSRRVCLYPTMPLLAEWLLCHSLVACLLLHSLVLSSTTAGLHGANTGCSESCYCSESADGGRVVRCSNMRLAEVPHDLPNDTRRLYLDGNLLTTIPADAFAGLPLLNELDLSHNELTQMEPGAFRGLVPSLRSLDLSSNRLTTLEPEVLGGLRAQANLTHNPWHCDCRLQVAMPRLDLEPASLAGVVCHTSEPKDVGVDTGVPFVMVAADLDLCAGLKRTTDVAMLVTMFGWFAMVISYLVYYVRHNQEDARRHLEYLKSLPSKLDRPEESSTLSTVV; translated from the coding sequence ATGGTCCAGGGGCTGTGTCCTTCTAGGAGGGTATGCCTGTATCCCACCATGCCGCTGCTGGCAGAATGGCTGCTGTGCCACTCCTTGGTGGCATGCCTGCTGCTGCATAGCCTGGTACTCAGCTCCACCACCGCGGGCCTCCACGGGGCGAACACCGGCTGCTCCGAGAGCTGCTACTGCTCCGAGTCTGCAGATGGCGGAAGGGTGGTGCGCTGCAGCAACATGCGCCTGGCGGAGGTGCCGCATGACCTGCCTAACGATACCCGTCGACTTTACCTGGACGGTAACCTCCTCACCACCATCCCCGCCGACGCCTTTGCGGGGCTTCCTTTACTCAACGAGCTGGACCTCTCCCACAATGAGCTAACTCAGATGGAGCCGGGGGCCTTCCGGGGTCTGGTCCCCTCTCTCAGGAGCCTGGACCTGTCCTCTAACAGACTGACCACCCTGGAGCCAGAGGTCCTGGGGGGCCTGAGGGCCCAGGCCAACCTCACCCACAACCCCTGGCACTGTGACTGCCGCCTCCAGGTGGCTATGCCCCGGCTGGACCTGGAACCGGCCTCACTGGCTGGCGTGGTGTGTCACACTTCGGAGCCCAAGGATGTCGGCGTAGATACAGGGGTGCCCTTCGTCATGGTGGCTGCCGACCTGGACCTGTGCGCAGGGCTCAAGAGGACCACGGACGTGGCCATGCTGGTGACCATGTTTGGCTGGTTCGCCATGGTCATCTCCTACCTGGTGTATTACGTCAGGCACAACCAGGAAGACGCACGGAGACACCTGGAGTACCTCAAGTCCCTTCCCAGCAAACTGGACAGACCAGAGGAGTCCTCTACACTGAGCACAGTGGTGTGA
- the LOC109898315 gene encoding 26S proteasome non-ATPase regulatory subunit 3 produces the protein MKETTAKRREKSKDSKADKQKDAGPEPQDVEMPEEDSATAEKKPKELDTLTLEDIKEHVKQIEKAVSGKEPRFVLRALRALPSTSRRLNPNVLHKAVSGFYTSNAAGKEFLLSFLEEPMDTEGDVQFRPRTGKAAATPLIPEAEAYLQLLLVVYLTNNKRYTEAQKVSDELLQKIGPQNRRALDLVAAKCYYYHSRVYEFLNQLDTVRSFLHTRLRTATLRHDADGQATLLNLLLRNYLQYNLYDQAEKLVSKSVFPELANNNEWARYLYYTGRIKAIQLEYTEARRTLTNALRKAPQHTAVGFKQTVHKLLIVVELLLGEIPDRLQFRQAPLKRSLAPYFLLTQAVRTGNLAKFNQALDQFGEKFQADGTYTLIIRLRHNVIKTGVRMISLSYSRISLADIAQKLQLDSPEDAEFIVAKAIRDGVIEASINHEKGYVQSKETMDIYGTREPQLAFHQRISFCLDIHNMSVKAMRFPPKAYNKDLESAEERREREQQDLEFAKEMAEDDDDSFP, from the exons ATGAAAGAGACAACAGCCAAGAGACGCGAGAAATCCAAGGACTCCAAAGCTGATAAACAGAAGGATGCGGGCCCCGAGCCGCAGGATGTGGAGATGCCGGAGGAAGACTCTGCTACTGCAGAGAAGAAACCCAAGGAACTTGATACCCTCACACTTGAAG ACATCAAGGAGCATGTAAAGCAGATAGAGAAGGCCGTGTCGGGCAAGGAGCCTCGCTTTGTGCTGAGGGCCTTGCGTGCCCTGCCCTCCACCAGCCGCCGCCTCAACCCCAATGTGCTGCACAAGGCTGTGTCTGGCTTCTACACCTCCAATGCTGCCGGCAAGGAGTTCCTACTCAGCTTCCTGGAGGAG CCCATGGACACCGAGGGAGATGTCCAGTTCAGGCCTCGTACAGGAAAGGCAGCTGCCACCCCCCTGATCCCTGAGGCGGAGGCCTACCTGCAGCTGCTCCTGGTGGTTTACCTCACCAACAACAAACGCTACACAGAG GCCCAGAAGGTGTCAGACGAGCTCTTGCAGAAGATCGGCCCTCAGAACCGGCGGGCTCTGGACCTGGTGGCTGCTAAGTGTTACTACTACCACTCCCGCGTCTACGAATTCCTCAACCAACTGGACACCGTGCGTAG TTTCCTGCACACGCGCCTGAGGACAGCCACCTTGCGGCACGACGCCGACGGCCAGGCCACACTGCTCAACCTGCTGCTGAGGAACTACCTCCAGTACAACCTGTATGACCAGGCTGAGAAGCTGGTGTCCAAGTCAGTCTTCCCCGAGCTGGCCAACAACAACGAGTGGGCCCGCTACCTCTACTATacag GTCGTATCAAGGCTATCCAGCTGGAATACACAGAGGCCAGGAGGACCCTGACCAACGCCTTGAGGAAGGCCCCCCAACACACAGCTGTGGGCTTCAAACAGACA GTCCACAAGTTGCTGATTGTGGTGGAGCTGTTGCTTGGGGAGATCCCAGACAGGCTGCAGTTCCGCCAGGCTCCACTGAAGAGATCCCTAGCGCCCTATTTCTTGCTCACCCAGG CTGTCAGGACGGGTAACCTGGCCAAGTTCAACCAGGCCCTGGATCAGTTTGGAGAGAAGTTCCAGGCAGACGGCACCTACACCTTGATCATCCGCCTGCGACACAATGTCATCAAGACAG gtgtgcGTATGATCAGCCTGTCATACTCTCGTATATCCCTGGCAGACATCGCTCAGAAGCTGCAGCTGGACAGTCCAGAGGATGCTGAGTTCATAGTGGCCAAG GCTATCCGTGATGGGGTGATCGAAGCCAGCATCAACCATGAGAAAGGCTATGTTCAGTCTAAAGAGACCATGGATATCTACGGTACCAGGGAGCCCCAGCTGGCCTTCCACCAGAGGATCTCCTTCTGCCTGGACATACACAATATGTCTGTCAAGGCCATGAGGTTTCCACCCAAGGCTTACAACAAGGACCTAGAATCAGCAGAG GAGCGCAGAGAGCGGGAGCAGCAGGACCTGGAGTTCGCCAAGGAGATGGCCGAAGATGACGACGACAGTTTCCCATGA